Within the Gossypium raimondii isolate GPD5lz chromosome 12, ASM2569854v1, whole genome shotgun sequence genome, the region aaatattttgaaatttgtaagaAATTTATGTTACAATAGATATTGGAGAGATGTAAAGGGATGGAATTGAGAtcgatttcaaaattgaagctcAAATGTGAAAGTTATGACGATTTTAgttatagagactaaattgaataaaatgtaaaactttagggtatttgaataataaatttgaactGATACATGCACATAATAGAATGATATAAGAtgcttgaaattgataaattgaatggaataattatatagataatcggaaaaaataaaattgtcaaatagtcTTTAAAGTTTCAACTTGTTTCTTGATTTAACGAGATAAGTTCATATTGTggttatacatatttgtaatatattcttgaattatgaaatttttgtatgttttaatttgaattgtttgcaATTTGGTACAAAGAGGTGtgacatggactaaattgtaaaggaaTGATAATTTGgtgataaattgaatatgatgaattgcaatttgagatatttaatgaattgatatttgattatgACTAGCCAAATAGTATTAGTATGAATCTGATTGATTATTGAAATagagggctaaattgaataattttcaaaatatgtaTGATCTTGTAATTAAATGTGATTTGGATAGAATTTTATCTTAAactattattgaaatattattcGTAGCTAAAAATGACACAGGATCGTCGAAAGGGAAAGGGAAGGCGAGAGTCAATGATGAGTGACGCGAGCTttcagtttgtatttctataaccTGAAACTAATTATAGTTAATGCATATTCATGATATATTGTACTATATAGTATTAAGGTGAGCTATTaatagaaattgaattaaaatatgttatgttacatgataaattgaagaattaatGTTGAATTGAGAATTATGGATATGAATCGTGATAGTATATAAAAGAGCATGTACCTAGTAGAGTCttcattatattttgatatgtttgaaatgttgattttgggAAGTTGATGAATGTGTACATGTATTAAATATATCCAAGTATAGTACGAATGGTTAATACCTTGTTGTTAATGGCATgtttggaaatggttgaaaagtaTATAAAACATATGAAGTAGTATTTGAAATATAGATTGGTATGAATCATGCTAGTAGGTGGTTAGTTGATTAGTGATATTGGTATGAGATGGATGGTTGAAAGAGAATAATGTTTGGAAAGTGTACACATACGAAGTTATATGCATCTTAGATAGGGCTTGAGGTACGCGATTGAAATTAGAAGATAATATGGATTACTTATGCAATGGACATTGGTTTTGACATATGTTTGTAAAACTAATAGGAAATGTTTAATATTGGAGTTGTCGGATGGAATCGAtagtaaaaacataaaataggaATGTGTGGAAAGTGTCatatctattaaatatattgttCCTATGGTCAAGAATAGAGTAGAAGTAATGCCATTTACTATGTTATGTTGATTTGTAGGTTTTGGATATATGTGGATGTTGCAGAAACAATTAGTGATGTTGCTCGAGTGTCATCATGACGAGAGGTCAAGTTGCGATGTCGATTACAGGTCATCGGGATGAGCTTGAACTCCAGGTACGGCACAACGAGGAACCCCACCGTTGCGATGAGACCAAGTCAGTGAGCCATGTTGTGACAAGGAACTCCCTCGCGTCAAGATGTCAACCCTGAATTTTGAGTTCCTTCCAACTTAGTCCTAATTTGATATCGGGTCAACTTCAGAGCTTCCATAAGCTTGTGTAAGACCTAGAATTGATTCTGTTCtatattgaaaatatgatttgactagaactaaattattaaatgatatgaattgaTTGTGATAGGCCGTGGTTGACTCGAATACAAATCAAATGATTTAGGATGTAACTtagtttatatacatatttgtcaATGGAAAAGTGAATATATGTGTCACAAATAGTACGAGTTTAGAGTAGGAATGGAATGGTTATATGTTGGAATTTGAGAATATGGCTACTAGGATCATGAATGGTAAATGGTTTCAAACTTGGTATGTTATGTTAAGATGCTAGTGAtcttaatgaattaattataattgCATATGATTTTGTATGAAATACATTAGCTAATCGGTTTATAGTATTTGAGCTATTGTAAACTTGTATTAAACACGAAATGATTGTATATTAATTGGAACGAATGATTTAAGTGATATCAAAAGTGGTAAATCGAGAATTGGATTGATAATGGCATgttttgatattgatattgatattattaaaatgttattataataaGCAATAATGAAAAGTCTATTAAGGATGTATTGAGGTGGGAAGAATTGTTGTGAGTTTTACACActtaatatgtttatattgaaaagtAAAGCTTAGTAACTCCAAGTTAAAAGTATATGATAGATATGTGTATATAGACATACATGTTTACTATGTGTAGAATTGTTAATGCTAATATTACttacttaaattataaaaataccacCAAGTATTTTACTCAGCGTACAGGTTGTTCTCTCTATGCGCAGgttagattaatttaaaattttcaagcatCGACCTCAGCATCCAATCCACAATCCCGGTCTCAACATTGTTTGCTTGTTTCCAACTTTATTTAcatttggcatgtacctaataGGTTAGGTTTTGTGGTAATTAAATGTTGTAGGttattaaatacatatataaatgaaacttagaTTTTGCTTTGGTATGTTTAAGGAATGtatattgtttgattttatcttataaattgtataatttaattatgaattgatCGCAGTTGCTCCGGCAATGAATGTGACACACTGTTGTTTGGATCTGACGATCTGGTCGAGTAAAGGGTGCTACAACTAAGCTCTTTGAGCTTAACGCGTTAGTTGTTTAAAATGCATAGGATTTGAACTTTTGAGAAGATGGTGTCCTTGACTTGGGAGCATTGACACTTGAGTTTAAAGTTGTAATTGGTGTTGTATATTGGCATGTACGCAAAAACATTTATTAGAATTGAAATTGTAAGGTTATTTGTAAAGTTCTACTCTTTTAATATCTCTTTTATAAGCTTTTCTTTCGTTACTCTATTCGAGCGTGTGTATGAttagaaattttgtttaattgtgtttCAAAAGAGTTTTAAATGAATTTGCAACTTATTGACTTGTATTGATGATGTTTAAAGTTGATTTGAAGTGTttttttagtcaatttttaCTCCATGGATCCAAGGTCTCGAGACCTAGATACATTGAAACCATATTTCTACAGTTTTGCACCTAAGTCTCGAGACTTGATGTTCAAGTATCAAGACTTGTAGCCCCTACACCTGCACAACTTATTTTTTGGGCAATTTGATCCCCAactccattttatttttgggcATGTTCAAATCCCTTAGAAATATTgcaaaatgatttaaaaaatgtattcaAGCTTTCTAAATGTTAAATATGGTTTTTACAGAATTTTTTACGAGCTAAGGATGTGTTCCGATAGCATCTCTCATTCGTGCCATACGTCGGGACGAGTGAAGGATGTTACATGGACACCATGTCGATTTGGTTCTAAACTGATCACAGATTATGGATCCTACTCCACTTGATGATAAGTCGATTATGGAGATCGAGGAACAGCCTCAACCTCCCATTCTTCCATACTAGTAAATTAACTATGGAAACAACCCAACAGTTAACTCTTACAAAATGAACAACCCAAAAATTAGCTCCCACGGTTTAGCTCTTCCACAGCCTTGTGGATAACCTGACTCAAGTCATCAATCTCACCTGTGTAAGTTGTTTAAACTAGATTGCTAACGCCTTTGATGTCGCCAAACTATATCTAATCAAAAAACACCAATTTGCTCTTCGGtacaataaaacaataattacggattaaattattttaccaaCAATAACATTTTTAGGCATAGTATAGCTTGAATAAATTTGGAGTTGGCGCTGAATGCAAGACACGCAATTCTTTCCTTTCtactttcataatttttccacTTGGTAACAAAATGAAGATTAGAAAATGACTTAAACCATTGAAGTTGTTACGGAataatgaattggaaatgatgTGGGAGATTATAGTCAACTTTAATCCTATAACCCACAAAATCTGTTAGTTGAATTGGCATTCATTCATCTACTTTTTATCAACTTCGgcgttataaaattatttattggaaCACGAAACTAACATCTCCAAATAATTATCCTAATCCATTTTAGTATTGATATTATAAGCACTACTAGAGACCACATCTCCAATcttgaaagaaaagaacaaaaagaacgCATCAATGACCATATAGTACACAACAAAgtacatttacattttaatgGGGTGTTTCACTTCCACCCCCTATTCCCTATGACTACAAAGTAGAGGACCAAAAGGAAGTTCACAAAATTGGGAAATTTATGATTCACTCGCACCCCCTCAATTCCCTTCTTATAAAAACACAAACCTAAAGGAAGGCGATGGAGAGAAAAATAGTTGTTCAAATTTTGTTTCTACTCTACAGTTATTTCAAGTATAGTGGTAAGTCTGGGCTTTTTATATCTCCGAAGAAGTAAAGAAGAGCACACCACGCTTACAGAAGAAAGGGCCATACAGGCACCAGCTGCCCATGGTGGCAACTTTATCCCTAATGATGGATACAAAACCCCAGCAGCAATTGGTATTGCCACCACATTGTACGCCATCGCAAAAACATAGTTCCATCGTATCCGGCTAAATGTTTTCCTGGACAGATCGATGGCTGTGATCACATCTTCCAAGTTATTTCTCATTAAAACATAGTCTGCAGCTTCTATGGCAATATCTGTCCCTGCCCCAATTGCCATACCAACATCTGCAGCTGCTAGTGCAGGAGAATCATTAATCCCATCACCCACCATAGCAACTATGCTTCCATCTTTCTGGAATGATCGTACTACTTCAGCTTTTCCAGCCGGCATTACCTCCGCCCTAACATCTCGGATACCCACCTGTCCAAAATCAAATACATTCTCTTCATGCTGAACATTAATTTTAATGCTCTACAGTCTGCATAGACAGTTGTTTTGTTTTGTGATCTTATGGTACGAGCAGATTAGATGAGTTTGTAACTTACATCAGATAAACAACCATTGCGATATTGAGCATTGTATTCAGGTTAGCAGTTTTTCAACATAAGCCCGTAAAAGGTAATGCAATGcttatgcatgcatgcatgtatgcatgtatgtatgtatgtatgtgtacaAACCTCCCTAGCAACAGCTTGAGCTGTCCTCCAATTATCCCCCGTAACCATGACAGGTCTGACACCCATTTTCTGTAGGCCTTCTACAACCACAGCAGCTTCTCTCTTCAATGGATCTGCTACTCCCAAAACTCCAATCACGTTACCATCATAGGCTGCAAGTATGCCTGTCCTCGCCCTTTCTTCCAAATCAACCACGAATTGTTCTACATGGGCAGAAATGCTAACTCCACTTTCCGTAAGCAGTTTCCTGTTACCAACCTGTTCACAAATACCATGTTTGATAAACGAGTAACAAAAAGATTTTCTACACCCTCAGAATTGATATAATGATCAGGCACTCACCAGCACTTGCTTTCCGTCAATAAAACACTGAATTCCTCTTCCTGGCACAGCAGAGAACTCTGCAACATCAAGAAGCCAGGCAGAAATTGGAGATCCTTTGCTGCTGTATTGGGCATCTTCAGTTAACGAATTCTCATCAAAGAAATGGAAGTGGCGTGCATATTCAACTATTGCTTTGGCCAATGGGTGTTCACTGCTAGCCTAAGGAATGAGAATAGGGAAATTCAGTAACTGCAGAAATgcattggaaaaaaaaaagtctgAAACTAGTTAGGCTGTTAGAAATAACCTCTGCAGAAGCCACCAGTGTAAGGAATTCTCCACGGTCCATCTCTGAGAAAACTTTTACAGTTGTGACCTTAGCTTTGCCCTGAGTTAAAGTTCCAGTTTTGTCAAAAATAACATACTGGACCTTCTGAGCTCTTTCCAGTGCATCTCCTCCTTTTATCAACACACCATTACTTGCTCCAACCCCTGTAGCAACCATGACAGCAGTTGGAGTAGCCAAACCAAGAGCACAAGGACATGCAATTACCACCACAGATATTGAAAACATAAGGGCAAAAACAAAGTAATTGCCATTTTCTGGAAGCCACTGCTCTGGGTAGGCTCGAGCAGCTCCACCAACATACCTACAAACAATCAACAAAAGAACTCAATATAAGATGGAAATCAGACATTTTATCTCACAAAAAGGAGAATATGACAAAATAAACCTTTCAGATCTTACCAGCCCAACAATGTGATCAAGGACAAAGTAACAACAGTAGGAACAAAGATACTTGCTACCTGCAAGCCATAAAAACCTAGAGTCAAGCAAGACAACAAAATTGCCGGTAAAGCTTCAGCATTAGCAAACAGGTTCTTCCAACTTGAAGTCGTACCTCAGAGATGCTACAACATTGAACATAAATCTTTAATGTGAAAACATAGTAGAAATACATCTAAAGGTGTACATTTTTTTAGGGAACCTCCAGAACTTTTGCAATGAATTTTGTCCCCCGTCATTCCAAACTTAACTACAAACCATTTGACATCATTTCGATAGAAACTACATAAAAGTCTCATTTGTTCTAATTGtcatttgaaaattaatatgaCCATAGAACATTTCTAATTTACTGCAGTTACTTATACCAGTTTCTCCAACAAAAGTTCTCCCACTTCTCTTCCACTATCTCCCCACGCTCCTAAAATGTTAATTCctactttcaatttcatattctaacaaaataaaaaaagttaattacttTAAGGATAGACTTATCATCTTTTCTTCAACCATATAAATGGATAAACTTAAGGACAAATAGGATAGATCAACTAATTATATACAACCCACGAGCTAATTCAAATAGTAACGTTAAAACATTTCACACATTCAACTGCAATCAAGATTACCATCTTATCAACCAAGACCTTGAGGAGATTTAGAATAATCATTTTAGAGCAATGTAACATGCATTCTCTTTTCTTCATGACaccaaaaaaatcaagtttCCATTATGAAAACTTACAAAATCAGCAAACTTCTGAATAGGAGCTTTGGACATCTGAGCTGTCTCAACCAAACTAATAATCTGGCTCAAAACCGCTTCAGAACCTATTTTGGTAGCTTTTATGTGAAGAGCGCCATGTAAATTAATTGTTCCACCAATAACTGGTGAATCAACCTCTTTTGACACAGGTACAGATTCACCAGTTACCATGCCCTCGTTTACATAACTTGAACCCCACACAACAACACCATCAGCAGGAAGCTTGGCACCAGGAAGAACTTTTAATATATCACCAGGCTGAATTAACAAAGCATCAACTTCCCTTTCTCCAATAATGTTTCCACCTGCAAAAAGAATAAACATAGGCTTTCAGTCcttcaatttgatttttggCACTAAATTTGATCCTATTTAAGACCATACAATACTATCAATTACTTGATAAGAAAGTCAAGATGGCATGAATAACAAAAGTAAAGTCCTTGATACACTTCAAACAACATTTACCAAAATGAACCCAAGATTACAAAGCCCTTACCGTTGTCTTTAACTACCAACAATGCTGTAGCCGGTGCAAGTTCTACTAGCTTCTTGATAGCATCTGATGTTTTCCCTTTTGCAAGACATTCCAAATACTTCCCCAATAATACAAACGTTATCAACATGGAACTTGTTTCAAAGTATGTTGGTGACCAAAACCCAGTTATGGCACCATAAAGAAGAGCACCAACAGAGTAGAAATAAGAAGCTGAAGTACCCAATGCAACTAAAACATCCATGTTAGTAGAACCATTTCGAAGAGCTCTGCCAGCTGCCACGTAGAAGCGCTTCCCGATAACAAACTGAACTACACTTACTAATGCCCATTTCAACCAATCACCCATTAAGAAAGGTCCACATCTCCAGAGCAAGAAGGCATCCAACAAGGGTATATGGGGACAAACTACTCGAATCAGAAAGACAGGAATCTGGATCAAAACAGACCAACAGTTAGTTTGAAACTAATACGAGTAGGGGAACCAATTAACATATTGAAACGTAGACAACATTTGTTGAAGAAAGATTCCAGAAAATAGCTACTATATGGAGGCCATAAGCCAAGAGTGTTCTTATGCTTTCATGTAGAAGGCTATACGGTTTCAAATACAGATTCTTGTAAGACTTTCCCTTTAGCTTCTTGAAGGCTTATGTTCAAGAGGAAAAATAAATGATGCAATATAGCTCAAAACTAGACTACTAGTaaagagtatatatataaaaatactcaCACTGAGAAACAAACTGGAAGTAAAAAGCTGGAACATAATTGAGGTTTCTTCATCTTTAGTAGTCATTCTTGCATATGGGTTCATAACATGTAGTCTGAACTTCCCTTTACTTCCTCCTTCAATTCCATCAACCAAGGATCTTGAACTGACAACTTCAGGATCAAAAGAACTTCAAGTTCTCCAGAACTTCTGTCAAAACGAAATTGTCGAACCCCTTTCAAGCTGCTAAGTATGCCTTCGATAAGCTGTACATCTAGCTCGTTAAAAACACCAGCAACCCCAAGTATGATTTTATCCTGCTCACTACTCTGTACAAGTGAGGCTTCAAAACCAGCATCTTCAATTGCATTGACTATATCATCTTTACTAATTACAGTGGGATCATATTCAACTTCCCCTAATGAAGTGGCTAAAGCAACAACAGCCCTACTAACACCAGGAAGATCTCTCAAAATGCCTTCAACAGAGTTGACACAGGCTGCACAGGTCATACCTCCTATTGTAAACTGCCCCACAAGCACTCCACGTGGCTTTGTTCCAACATTGCTGGGTTCAGGTAGAATTTCTGCCTCAAACCCTGCATCTTCAATGGCATTCTTTATGTCTTCATCCTGAATTTCATGGAAGTGTTAGAGAACACTTGGTTCACAAAAGCTCCATTTTCAAAGTACATACATTTGACTCAAGCACATGACCCAAGACGAGGAGTTTCGAGTACCAGGCATAAGGACTGTGGTAGAACCCCAGACATCACACCCAAGGAGAAAAAGAATACTTAATCTGTGTTGTATAGACCAacggggggggggggggggacgGCAGCTATTGAAATGTTGCATTTCAGCCAAATATGTACCTCATGACAGAAAATCGGTGAAGCAATAGAACAAATCTCCTCCTCCTccatgtatttaaaaataaaatacccaTAGACTGACGCAAAACTTTTTCTCCATGATTACAACACCGGAAGAAAAGCAAATACCATAGATGCAGCAAAACATGTGATGCCTTGTGTGTTTGTTTAGAGTGAGAGGGACTAAACATCAGCAATCATCAAAAAGGTGTTTTTGGGTCCTGTAAACTTGAGACACTAATTACACAATGCAAATGGTAGAAACCATGACGAAACATTGACTAAAAGTCATATTCATGATCATTCTTATACAGAACTAGCCACATTTACAGATAAGACACCGTGAAAAATCAGATTTCAAATGCAATATTTAGAGGCATAATAGTCAATATAGCTTATGAAATCTAAAATGCGGAAAAGTTCCAAGACAAATTGTAAACAGTACTATAGTTTAGCAAAAGTGTGGGAAAAAATCACGCATTAAAATCAACTTAAGCAAATAAATGAAGAGAGTAGCTTGTGGACCTCAACCAACATTAATTAAGCCAATCTTCAGTAATTAAACAAATCCAAGACCATAACCACAAAGTCAAACAcggaaaaaaaagaaacgaagCTAAAATTATCTAATGAAGCAAACCCGACAAGCGTAATTCTGTTTGAAAATAATGATCAAGGAAGAAAGAGCAGTAACCTTAACCAAAGTAGGATCAAAAACAACATCAGCACGGTTCTGCAACAAAGCCACGGATGCTCTTAAAACCCCATTGATGTTCTTCAAAGCAGCCTCAACGGAATTGGAGCAGGCGGCACAAGTCATCCCCGTTACAGTGACCTGAATTCTCCGCATACTACCTTCTTCAATACTTTCTAACTTATAATCTCCTGTTTCGTATGAATCTAAGAGTCGAGTACCTTCCTCCATGTCGTCGGGATCAACAGCGCGTACCGACGAGGGATACGTGGATCTCCAGACGCCGGCCGCCTGCGACGTGAGTTGCAGGTCCCTCGAGCCCGGCGACATTAGGGtacagaaagaaagaaaatgaaaagaggtgaaaatttgAGGAAAGAGGAAAAGGCAGAGACGCAGAGAACAAATCAGAGGGAAAGAAAAGGAGATTTGTTTATGTATttatagaaagaaagaaaaaaagatataCTGGAGAGAAAATGTGTTGGGAGAGATTTCCGAGGGAGATGGTGGAGACAGCAATTTTTCAACTAGAAACTTTGGGTTGGCTTGCCAGGCTCCACCAAACTACCAAATTGCCCTTGCAATATATATGGAATTACCGTTAGACCGCTTTGTACTTTCGAACACTGTTAGAGTTGTACTACACAACAGGTCGTGGGGCCCTGTCATTGCCAGGGCAGGTCAAGGCTGCTTCACCTAATCTATTTCTATTTCAGTTTTCACCAATCAAATTAACTCCCTAACTTGATCCTactattttaatgataaaaccAACCTTCATTTGGTtataacatcaacaaatttcCCCCTTTTTCTTCGTTTTCCGTTTCTTACAACAATTTTCTACGGACATCTATCCATAACCCTTATTTGGTTTCAGCTTTTCTTAGACAGGGATTTATGaattttcacttattatttatatttttatcaatttcatcctttattcttttttagctaaatttcaACTTCAACCCTCTATATAGGAGTCAACCTTAACCattattctttcaaaatataatttatttgcttctttttatgaaaatgtagactaaaatgttagtattttttaaatatgtcaaTCTGCATGGTAATTCATGTGTGATTCATGTATCAACATTtatgtttttacaaaattgaCTTTCAAGAGAAGAATGAtggtcaaatttaatttaaaataataataaggatcaatttttaaaaatgtaaaattgaggactaaaattattattttaccaacTTTTAA harbors:
- the LOC105763074 gene encoding LOW QUALITY PROTEIN: copper-transporting ATPase RAN1 (The sequence of the model RefSeq protein was modified relative to this genomic sequence to represent the inferred CDS: inserted 1 base in 1 codon), whose amino-acid sequence is MSPGSRDLQLTSQAAGVWRSTYPSSVRAVDPDDMEEGTRLLDSYETGDYKLESIEEGSMRRIQVTVTGMTCAACSNSVEAALKNINGVLRASVALLQNRADVVFDPTLVKDEDIKNAIEDAGFEAEILPEPSNVGTKPRGVLVGQFTIGGMTCAACVNSVEGILRDLPGVSRAVVALATSLGEVEYDPTVISKDDIVNAIEDAGFEASLVQSSEQDKIILGVAGVFNELDVQLIEGILSSLKGVRQFRFDRSSGELEVXFDPEVVSSRSLVDGIEGGSKGKFRLHVMNPYARMTTKDEETSIMFQLFTSSLFLSIPVFLIRVVCPHIPLLDAFLLWRCGPFLMGDWLKWALVSVVQFVIGKRFYVAAGRALRNGSTNMDVLVALGTSASYFYSVGALLYGAITGFWSPTYFETSSMLITFVLLGKYLECLAKGKTSDAIKKLVELAPATALLVVKDNGGNIIGEREVDALLIQPGDILKVLPGAKLPADGVVVWGSSYVNEGMVTGESVPVSKEVDSPVIGGTINLHGALHIKATKIGSEAVLSQIISLVETAQMSKAPIQKFADFVASIFVPTVVTLSLITLLGWYVGGAARAYPEQWLPENGNYFVFALMFSISVVVIACPCALGLATPTAVMVATGVGASNGVLIKGGDALERAQKVQYVIFDKTGTLTQGKAKVTTVKVFSEMDRGEFLTLVASAEASSEHPLAKAIVEYARHFHFFDENSLTEDAQYSSKGSPISAWLLDVAEFSAVPGRGIQCFIDGKQVLVGNRKLLTESGVSISAHVEQFVVDLEERARTGILAAYDGNVIGVLGVADPLKREAAVVVEGLQKMGVRPVMVTGDNWRTAQAVAREVGIRDVRAEVMPAGKAEVVRSFQKDGSIVAMVGDGINDSPALAAADVGMAIGAGTDIAIEAADYVLMRNNLEDVITAIDLSRKTFSRIRWNYVFAMAYNVVAIPIAAGVLYPSLGIKLPPWAAGACMALSSVSVVCSSLLLRRYKKPRLTTILEITVE